The following are encoded together in the Aciduricibacillus chroicocephali genome:
- a CDS encoding MBL fold metallo-hydrolase, with amino-acid sequence MFRVEILGGVGEYGRNCFYVENAGSAILLDCGVTNNLEKTLPSLNREHMEKLEAVFISHSHIDHTGALYVLDEWGSHAPIIMSEQTADQLGKFHPKTKTLDLKTYRKWSVVNEHIRFRWGFSGHLLGSVWYEIELNGETIFYSGDYVSDSYLHKADLPDFGETDYRLALMDSGHIEKDINNPDTLRQLLDYIDKTKEGPFIIPSSFSGKTADWALYLFQNGKREIFVDNRLHAFFVAYENAGVYLKEGLASLIHTFNQTCLTQKFSFDSNSICFVCEDEEMIERLYEACPNAKLIVTGYSKPPLYEQFNHEGRCIEFFYKTHPDKADLRNLVKQIRANEWIFFHSPYVNELKVFKSEVSNNRPIRMEDRIIPDHINCLFDCSISSKSGY; translated from the coding sequence ATGTTTAGAGTGGAAATATTGGGAGGTGTCGGTGAATACGGGCGCAATTGCTTTTACGTTGAAAATGCAGGGAGCGCCATTCTCCTGGACTGCGGTGTTACGAACAATTTGGAAAAGACATTGCCGAGCTTGAACCGGGAGCATATGGAAAAGCTAGAGGCTGTCTTTATCTCCCATTCACATATTGACCATACTGGAGCGCTTTATGTGTTGGATGAATGGGGAAGTCATGCTCCAATTATTATGAGTGAACAAACAGCAGATCAGCTTGGCAAGTTTCATCCAAAGACAAAGACATTGGATTTGAAAACGTACCGAAAATGGTCTGTCGTTAATGAACACATTCGCTTTCGGTGGGGATTTTCAGGTCATCTGCTAGGCAGTGTCTGGTATGAAATCGAACTCAACGGCGAAACGATCTTCTATTCAGGAGACTATGTTTCAGACTCTTACTTGCATAAAGCGGATTTGCCCGATTTTGGAGAGACAGATTACAGATTGGCTCTTATGGACAGCGGTCATATTGAAAAAGATATAAACAATCCGGATACTTTACGACAATTGCTGGACTATATCGATAAGACGAAAGAAGGCCCATTCATCATTCCATCTTCCTTCTCCGGTAAGACTGCCGACTGGGCCCTTTATTTATTTCAGAATGGGAAGCGAGAAATATTTGTCGACAACCGGTTGCATGCTTTTTTTGTAGCATATGAAAATGCCGGTGTTTATTTGAAAGAGGGACTTGCATCTTTAATTCATACGTTTAACCAAACTTGTTTAACTCAAAAGTTTTCATTTGATTCGAACTCCATCTGTTTTGTGTGTGAAGATGAAGAAATGATTGAAAGACTTTATGAAGCCTGCCCCAATGCAAAGCTTATCGTAACTGGATACTCGAAGCCTCCTTTATATGAGCAGTTCAACCATGAAGGGAGGTGTATCGAATTTTTCTATAAGACGCATCCAGACAAGGCTGATCTTCGCAATCTGGTCAAACAGATTCGAGCGAATGAGTGGATCTTTTTTCACAGTCCTTACGTAAATGAGTTGAAAGTATTCAAAAGCGAGGTGTCCAACAATCGTCCGATTCGTATGGAAGACAGGATTATTCCTGATCATATCAATTGCTTGTTTGATTGCTCCATCTCAAGTAAAAGCGGCTATTGA
- a CDS encoding ectoine synthase, producing the protein MIIRNMEEIIGSKDETIAENGNWASRRMLYRKDNMGFTLTETIIKAGTKTHIWYQNHLEAVYCISGNGRVETLVDGKEDGNVYHIKPGIMYALDKHDEHNLYGGTEDMRLICVFNPPLTGNETHDENGVYPVLED; encoded by the coding sequence ATGATCATTCGCAATATGGAAGAAATCATCGGATCAAAAGACGAAACAATTGCAGAAAACGGTAACTGGGCAAGCCGCCGCATGCTTTACCGCAAGGACAATATGGGCTTCACATTGACTGAGACAATTATCAAAGCCGGAACGAAAACTCATATTTGGTATCAGAATCATCTTGAAGCTGTTTATTGCATCTCCGGTAATGGCCGTGTTGAGACACTTGTTGACGGCAAGGAAGACGGTAATGTTTATCATATCAAGCCAGGCATCATGTACGCGCTTGACAAGCATGATGAGCATAATCTGTATGGCGGTACAGAAGACATGCGCTTAATCTGTGTGTTCAACCCGCCGCTCACAGGCAATGAAACACATGATGAAAATGGGGTATACCCAGTATTGGAAGATTGA
- a CDS encoding ABC transporter permease encodes MIIESRRSFTILFAIVTAFAIAPLIAIVMYTFIGEGRLDLTKVGKLFENSAVLRTLGNSMLLGIFVMIGTTIIALPMAMIRTKTSLSRYNWLDIVLTIPFMTPPYIGSMGWILFMQKNGFLQQIIPAASWMSDYFFSIFGMVLIMSLHLFPFLYLMLRNAYLRMNGSFLDAAEIFGRNRVKNWFKIVLPLLASSYILGVLLIFIKTLAEFGTPATFGSRIGFKVFTTEIHAYLSKWPVDIRMATSLSLFLLSVCLIVWYLQNLLGRKYAFGILSGKTATLRTIEEKWPITLFSWIFTSIILILSIGIPYFSIIATSLQKVRGEGLVLGNFSFDAYKELFTGGSAGLTAFLNSLMFSVTTAIVTAVLGFAIALYIKKGETKKQKVLDFFSLTPNIIPGIVFVVGLIMFWNAPWLPATIYNTKAMVVVAYCVLFLPYSIQYTKSSLAQLDDSIFQSASIFGRNLWDVYRHIIIPLLMPGILAGMMMTFIISMRELVAGLLILPPSVETGATFIYSQFEQGNASVGMAVAVITVMITVIFMFLLDWVQRRGERANV; translated from the coding sequence ATGATTATAGAAAGCAGAAGATCATTTACAATTTTATTCGCTATCGTTACCGCATTTGCGATCGCCCCTTTGATTGCAATTGTAATGTACACATTTATAGGAGAAGGCAGGCTTGATCTGACAAAGGTCGGAAAACTGTTTGAAAACAGTGCTGTCCTGCGCACGCTTGGCAATTCTATGCTCCTTGGTATTTTTGTCATGATCGGTACAACGATCATCGCCTTGCCGATGGCGATGATCAGGACGAAAACCAGTCTTAGCCGCTACAATTGGCTCGATATTGTCTTGACGATTCCGTTCATGACACCACCTTATATTGGCTCGATGGGCTGGATACTGTTCATGCAGAAAAATGGTTTCCTACAGCAAATCATCCCCGCAGCATCGTGGATGTCCGATTATTTCTTTTCAATCTTTGGAATGGTGCTGATCATGAGCCTGCATCTTTTCCCATTTTTATATTTGATGTTAAGGAATGCGTATCTTCGGATGAATGGGTCCTTTCTTGATGCTGCTGAGATCTTTGGAAGAAACCGGGTGAAAAACTGGTTCAAGATCGTCCTGCCGCTTCTCGCTTCAAGCTATATCCTCGGTGTTCTACTTATCTTTATCAAGACGCTTGCTGAATTCGGAACCCCAGCGACATTTGGCAGTAGGATTGGATTCAAAGTATTCACTACTGAAATCCATGCCTATTTATCAAAATGGCCTGTCGACATTAGAATGGCAACTTCACTCTCTCTGTTCCTATTGTCAGTCTGTCTTATTGTCTGGTATTTGCAAAATCTGCTTGGACGCAAATATGCATTTGGCATTCTATCCGGAAAGACCGCAACACTCCGAACAATAGAAGAGAAATGGCCGATTACACTGTTCTCATGGATTTTCACAAGTATCATTCTTATTCTGTCTATCGGGATACCTTACTTCTCAATCATTGCCACTTCTTTGCAAAAAGTACGTGGTGAAGGGTTGGTATTGGGGAATTTCAGTTTCGATGCTTATAAGGAACTGTTTACCGGTGGAAGTGCCGGTTTGACAGCTTTCCTCAACAGCCTCATGTTTTCTGTCACAACAGCAATTGTGACGGCAGTTTTAGGTTTTGCTATTGCTCTTTACATAAAGAAAGGGGAGACAAAAAAGCAGAAAGTGCTCGACTTTTTCAGTCTAACGCCGAATATCATTCCTGGCATTGTCTTCGTTGTCGGTCTGATCATGTTCTGGAATGCTCCTTGGTTGCCGGCAACGATCTACAACACGAAAGCAATGGTCGTTGTCGCTTATTGTGTACTGTTTCTCCCATACTCAATTCAATATACGAAGTCTTCACTCGCTCAGCTCGATGACTCAATCTTCCAATCTGCCTCCATATTCGGGAGGAATCTTTGGGATGTGTACCGCCATATCATCATCCCTTTGCTTATGCCGGGGATTTTGGCTGGCATGATGATGACTTTCATCATTTCAATGCGTGAACTTGTTGCTGGCCTGCTGATCCTTCCGCCTTCGGTAGAGACAGGGGCAACCTTTATTTACAGTCAATTTGAACAGGGGAATGCGAGTGTTGGAATGGCAGTTGCTGTCATTACAGTCATGATAACAGTCATCTTCATGTTCTTGCTCGACTGGGTGCAAAGAAGAGGGGAACGGGCAAATGTTTAG
- a CDS encoding LysR family transcriptional regulator — translation MNLLKLKVLCLLVEHKKLAPVAEALGLTAPTVSFHLRSIEEEYNIRLFRTNPGGYRLTDAGEAFYHYAQQMVQIQKDLERFIMNLHSGNTGSIKLGASGLPAHIFMPDLINAMTEAYPEIKISLEVKTAPEIEKKLALQELDFGIIMETQQESPTLAYETIGEDMLVLAHSPEHDLATKKDISLTDLLETKLLLHAPSSSTNRFISKWFGESFSSSLQKIELDSVSTIKKMLFNGKTAAFLSNAFIEKEILSGELVQRKIEDVQLKRKIQLVYPKSRLDSALDTFIKETVRELALKR, via the coding sequence ATGAATTTATTAAAATTGAAGGTACTCTGTCTCCTCGTCGAACATAAAAAGCTGGCACCGGTTGCTGAAGCACTCGGCCTAACCGCTCCTACTGTCTCTTTTCATCTCCGCTCAATTGAGGAAGAATATAATATCCGCCTGTTCCGGACAAACCCAGGAGGCTACAGACTTACGGATGCAGGCGAAGCCTTTTACCATTATGCTCAGCAAATGGTTCAGATCCAAAAAGATCTTGAACGATTTATAATGAATCTCCATTCCGGCAATACGGGTTCCATTAAACTCGGTGCAAGCGGACTTCCCGCTCATATATTCATGCCCGACCTGATCAATGCGATGACCGAGGCATATCCTGAAATCAAGATTTCTCTTGAAGTGAAAACCGCTCCTGAGATTGAGAAGAAACTCGCACTCCAAGAGCTTGACTTCGGCATCATTATGGAAACACAGCAGGAGTCGCCAACGCTTGCCTACGAGACAATCGGTGAGGATATGCTCGTACTTGCTCATAGTCCGGAGCATGATCTAGCAACAAAAAAGGACATCTCGCTTACAGATCTCCTTGAAACAAAATTGCTATTGCATGCTCCTTCCAGCTCAACGAATCGCTTCATTAGCAAGTGGTTCGGTGAATCATTCAGCTCTTCTTTACAAAAAATTGAACTTGATTCCGTAAGTACAATTAAGAAAATGCTTTTCAATGGGAAGACTGCCGCTTTTCTATCTAATGCTTTCATCGAGAAAGAAATCCTTTCGGGAGAGCTGGTTCAAAGAAAAATAGAAGATGTTCAACTTAAGCGAAAAATCCAGCTTGTCTACCCAAAATCACGCTTGGACAGCGCTCTTGACACATTCATTAAGGAAACCGTACGTGAACTTGCACTCAAGAGATAG
- the ectB gene encoding diaminobutyrate--2-oxoglutarate transaminase, with protein MSVFVQEASMKTFEELESKVRSYSRSFPTVFEKSKGYKLWDVDGNEYIDFFAGAGTLNYGHNNDLMKKKLIEYIESDGITHSLDMGTIARKNFLETFNDVILKPRNLEYKVMFPGPTGTNTVESALKLARKVTGRDLVISFTNGFHGMTMGSLAVTGNASKRAGAGTPLTNAVAMPFDNYMDGIDSAAYIEKLLEDSSSGIDIPAAFIVETVQGEGGINAASFEWLRKIEAIAKRFDILLIIDDVQAGNGRTGTFFSFEKAGIDPDIVCLSKSIGGYGMPMAITLFKPEHDIWGAGEHNGTFRGNNMAFITATEAIKNFWANDEFEEEIQEKGEFISDKLADLIVKYPEIQGELRGRGMMKGIACGVDGVAEEVCKEAFKRGLIMETSGPSDEVAKLLPPLVISKDGLAKGIEIMDVSIQEVIRKRGLSA; from the coding sequence ATGAGTGTATTTGTTCAAGAAGCTAGTATGAAGACATTTGAAGAATTGGAATCAAAGGTACGCAGCTATAGCCGCAGCTTCCCGACAGTATTTGAGAAATCCAAAGGTTATAAGCTATGGGATGTAGACGGAAATGAATATATCGATTTCTTCGCAGGTGCCGGTACGCTGAACTACGGCCATAACAATGACTTAATGAAGAAAAAGCTAATTGAATATATCGAGTCTGATGGAATTACACATTCTCTCGATATGGGGACAATCGCACGAAAGAACTTCCTGGAGACTTTTAATGATGTCATTCTGAAACCGCGTAATCTTGAATACAAAGTGATGTTCCCTGGACCGACTGGAACAAACACAGTAGAGAGTGCGTTGAAATTGGCTCGCAAAGTGACAGGACGCGACCTTGTCATCAGCTTTACGAACGGCTTCCATGGCATGACGATGGGATCACTCGCTGTAACGGGGAATGCTTCCAAACGTGCAGGAGCTGGCACGCCACTGACAAACGCAGTTGCGATGCCATTTGACAACTATATGGACGGAATCGATTCTGCTGCCTATATTGAAAAACTTCTCGAAGACAGTTCAAGCGGCATTGACATTCCAGCTGCTTTCATCGTGGAAACAGTGCAAGGAGAAGGTGGTATTAACGCGGCAAGTTTCGAATGGCTGCGCAAAATCGAAGCAATCGCAAAACGTTTCGATATCCTTCTTATCATTGATGATGTTCAGGCTGGCAATGGTCGTACGGGTACTTTCTTCAGCTTTGAGAAAGCAGGCATTGACCCGGATATTGTCTGCCTTTCCAAGTCGATCGGCGGTTATGGAATGCCAATGGCGATTACACTGTTCAAGCCTGAACACGATATTTGGGGAGCGGGAGAACATAATGGTACTTTCCGCGGCAACAATATGGCTTTCATCACAGCGACAGAAGCAATCAAAAACTTCTGGGCGAATGATGAATTTGAAGAGGAAATCCAGGAGAAAGGCGAGTTTATCAGTGATAAGCTGGCAGATCTTATCGTCAAATATCCAGAAATCCAAGGTGAACTTCGCGGGCGCGGCATGATGAAAGGAATTGCTTGTGGCGTAGACGGAGTTGCAGAAGAAGTGTGCAAAGAAGCGTTCAAGCGTGGTTTGATTATGGAGACATCCGGCCCATCAGACGAAGTTGCGAAGTTGCTTCCACCGCTTGTCATTTCAAAAGATGGCCTCGCAAAAGGCATTGAAATTATGGACGTATCGATCCAGGAAGTCATCCGCAAACGCGGGCTATCTGCCTAA
- a CDS encoding ABC transporter substrate-binding protein: MKKNTFKMFAVTGAALTFALAGCGSNTDKSSEKASAKPKEEKVLTVYSAGPDGLAQNIEKAFEEKTGKKIEMFQGTTGKILSRLEAEKNNPVADVVVLASAASMDGLKQSDQLQAYKDAENADKINFDWSDGEGYYHVYSASALGIAYNTKNVKDGPKKWTDLADSKWKGKLNMPDPSLSGSALDFIFGYAAADKSAWKTIESWKKNELQVNGANKEALESVITGEKDATISGVDYMAYKAKAEGEPVEITYPESGTVISPRAVAIMKDAKNVEGAKAYVDFLLSDEGQKLVADAYLLPGNKDIAVKNRAALDEIPQLEVDWKGSEAKQVDVLNKFNDMFR; this comes from the coding sequence ATGAAAAAGAATACATTCAAAATGTTTGCGGTGACAGGAGCGGCACTTACTTTCGCACTTGCAGGCTGTGGCAGTAATACAGATAAGTCCTCTGAAAAAGCAAGTGCCAAGCCAAAAGAGGAAAAGGTGCTTACTGTCTATTCGGCTGGACCTGACGGACTGGCACAAAACATTGAGAAAGCCTTTGAAGAGAAGACAGGCAAGAAGATTGAAATGTTCCAGGGCACAACTGGCAAAATCCTTTCCAGACTCGAAGCTGAGAAAAATAATCCAGTCGCTGATGTCGTCGTACTAGCTTCAGCAGCTTCTATGGATGGATTAAAGCAATCCGACCAGCTACAAGCATACAAGGATGCTGAGAATGCTGACAAAATTAATTTCGACTGGTCTGATGGAGAAGGGTATTATCATGTCTACAGTGCCTCTGCTTTAGGTATCGCCTACAACACGAAGAACGTTAAAGATGGACCGAAGAAGTGGACAGACCTCGCTGATTCCAAATGGAAAGGAAAACTGAACATGCCTGATCCAAGCCTTTCCGGTTCAGCCCTTGATTTTATTTTCGGGTACGCAGCAGCTGATAAATCAGCCTGGAAAACGATTGAGTCATGGAAGAAGAACGAATTGCAAGTGAACGGCGCGAATAAAGAAGCACTTGAATCTGTCATCACTGGCGAAAAAGATGCGACCATTTCTGGTGTCGATTATATGGCTTATAAAGCAAAAGCTGAAGGGGAGCCTGTTGAAATTACATACCCTGAGAGCGGTACAGTCATCAGTCCGCGTGCAGTTGCAATCATGAAGGATGCCAAAAACGTTGAAGGTGCGAAGGCGTACGTCGACTTCCTATTATCTGATGAAGGTCAGAAACTAGTAGCAGATGCGTACTTGCTGCCGGGCAATAAGGACATTGCCGTTAAAAACAGAGCCGCTCTAGATGAGATTCCTCAACTTGAAGTGGACTGGAAAGGTTCTGAAGCGAAACAGGTCGATGTCTTGAATAAATTCAATGACATGTTCCGCTAA
- a CDS encoding ABC transporter ATP-binding protein, with protein MKISIEGLEKKYGGTQALKPISAELDCKFITILGQSGCGKTTLLKLLAGLEKPTKGEIRFDDEVIYSSERRKNVKPNKRNVAMVFQDFALWPHMTIYENIAFGLKGLVPKKEVPQRVDEVMKLVKMKGFEKRRPGELSGGQQQRVALARALAIKPRLILFDEPLSALDAVLREQMQEEIMHIIHEQDCQAIFVTHDQSEAMAMSDQIIVMDGGNIAQIGTPEEIYRYPATPYVADFIGKVNWFGVGNFIVRPEAISRNQRPGSIAKQARVMKSTFVGDRYLVQAEVEGRQWRFYENAPLEDGRQLEVFIDEKQIYQLEGIQ; from the coding sequence ATGAAGATCTCAATTGAAGGACTTGAAAAGAAGTATGGCGGTACTCAGGCGCTAAAGCCGATTTCAGCAGAACTGGATTGCAAATTCATTACCATTCTCGGGCAGTCCGGATGTGGGAAAACGACCTTGCTGAAGCTTCTTGCTGGTCTTGAAAAGCCGACAAAAGGTGAAATTCGGTTTGATGATGAGGTGATCTACTCTTCCGAAAGACGAAAAAACGTCAAACCGAATAAGCGGAATGTCGCCATGGTATTCCAGGACTTCGCATTATGGCCCCATATGACAATCTATGAGAATATCGCTTTTGGCTTGAAAGGGCTTGTACCGAAAAAAGAGGTTCCTCAACGAGTAGATGAAGTAATGAAACTCGTTAAAATGAAAGGATTTGAAAAACGCCGTCCTGGTGAACTCTCGGGAGGGCAGCAGCAACGTGTCGCTCTGGCACGAGCTCTTGCAATCAAGCCAAGACTCATTTTATTCGATGAACCGCTCTCTGCTTTGGACGCTGTGCTGAGAGAACAAATGCAAGAAGAAATCATGCATATTATCCATGAACAGGACTGCCAAGCCATCTTCGTCACACATGATCAGTCGGAGGCGATGGCGATGTCTGACCAGATTATCGTAATGGACGGTGGCAATATTGCGCAAATCGGTACGCCGGAAGAAATTTACCGTTACCCGGCAACACCATATGTTGCAGATTTTATCGGAAAAGTGAACTGGTTCGGTGTTGGAAACTTCATCGTTCGCCCGGAAGCAATCTCGAGAAATCAAAGGCCAGGATCAATTGCGAAGCAGGCTCGTGTCATGAAGAGTACATTTGTCGGCGATCGCTATCTCGTTCAGGCTGAAGTGGAAGGAAGGCAGTGGCGTTTCTATGAAAATGCGCCACTTGAAGATGGAAGGCAATTGGAAGTCTTTATTGATGAAAAACAAATTTATCAGCTGGAGGGAATTCAATGA